A portion of the Paenibacillus hamazuiensis genome contains these proteins:
- a CDS encoding coproporphyrinogen III oxidase, which yields METLKIEVRRSGFSEHTTEIFHICKLFFEDVELVYESADDAPMLLKLDVREDAAAEEVEVRGMLQDRVTGESRSCEQRRRLPAGGGEVLRSRTVKRAVGSCLLHMLQQATGLEQPWGILTGVRPTKLMHNLLMKHTRDEAKQLLIDEYLVTEPKAELLTEVAEKQLQVIPDLFHLDREVSVYIGIPFCPTKCAYCTFPAYDIRGNNGSVDAFLEGLHYEIREMGRWMREAGLDITTIYWGGGTPTSITAEQMDALFVTMHEAFPDMSKVRELTVEAGRPDTITPEKIAVMNKWNVDRISINPQSFTQATLDAIGRHHTVTETVEKFRLAREMGLDNINMDLIIGLPNEGLKELEHTLSETEKLMPESLTVHTLSFKRASRMTKNRDAYEVAERDEIAVMMERATRWTAGHGYKPYYLYRQKNILGNLENVGYSLEGRESLYNIVMMEERQTIIGLGCGAVSKILFPAELREDGSEHQRIERFPNPKEPSVYNQAYKEYIDKKIRLLDEAYPASVKA from the coding sequence GTGGAGACCTTGAAAATCGAAGTACGGCGCAGCGGATTTTCCGAGCATACGACGGAAATTTTTCATATATGCAAATTGTTTTTCGAGGATGTTGAACTTGTATACGAGTCGGCGGACGACGCACCGATGCTGCTGAAGCTGGATGTGCGGGAGGATGCGGCCGCCGAAGAAGTTGAGGTCCGCGGGATGCTGCAGGATCGTGTCACAGGGGAGAGCAGGAGCTGCGAGCAGCGCAGAAGGCTGCCCGCAGGCGGCGGCGAGGTGCTGCGCAGCCGCACCGTCAAGCGGGCGGTCGGCAGCTGCCTGCTGCACATGCTGCAGCAGGCGACAGGGCTGGAGCAGCCTTGGGGTATCCTGACCGGCGTCAGACCGACAAAGCTGATGCATAACCTGCTGATGAAGCATACGCGCGATGAAGCGAAGCAGCTGCTCATCGACGAGTATCTGGTCACGGAGCCGAAGGCGGAGCTGCTGACCGAGGTAGCGGAAAAACAGCTTCAGGTCATACCGGACCTGTTTCATCTGGACCGTGAGGTGAGCGTGTATATCGGCATTCCGTTTTGTCCGACAAAATGCGCTTACTGCACGTTCCCGGCGTATGATATCCGCGGCAACAACGGTTCGGTCGACGCTTTCCTCGAAGGGCTGCATTACGAAATCCGCGAGATGGGCAGATGGATGCGCGAAGCGGGTCTGGATATCACGACGATCTACTGGGGAGGCGGAACGCCGACCAGCATTACGGCCGAACAGATGGACGCTTTGTTCGTGACGATGCACGAGGCGTTTCCCGATATGAGCAAGGTCAGAGAGCTGACGGTGGAGGCGGGAAGACCGGATACGATTACGCCGGAAAAAATCGCCGTCATGAACAAATGGAATGTCGACCGCATCAGCATCAATCCGCAAAGCTTCACGCAGGCGACGTTGGATGCGATCGGCCGGCACCACACGGTGACGGAGACGGTGGAGAAATTCCGGCTCGCCCGGGAAATGGGGCTCGACAACATCAACATGGACCTGATCATCGGCCTGCCGAACGAAGGGCTGAAGGAGCTTGAGCACACGCTCTCGGAAACCGAAAAGCTGATGCCCGAATCGCTGACCGTCCATACGCTGTCGTTCAAAAGAGCGTCGCGGATGACGAAAAACCGGGACGCTTACGAAGTCGCGGAGCGGGACGAAATCGCGGTCATGATGGAGCGGGCTACCCGGTGGACCGCCGGGCACGGCTACAAGCCTTATTACTTGTACCGTCAAAAAAACATCCTTGGCAATCTCGAAAACGTCGGCTATTCTCTCGAAGGCAGAGAGAGCTTGTACAACATCGTGATGATGGAGGAGCGCCAGACGATCATCGGGCTCGGCTGCGGAGCGGTCAGCAAAATCCTGTTTCCGGCCGAGCTGCGCGAGGACGGTTCGGAGCATCAGCGCATCGAGCGTTTCCCGAACCCGAAGGAGCCTTCCGTTTACAATCAAGCGTACAAGGAGTATATCGATAAAAAGATCCGGCTCCTGGACGAAGCGTACCCGGCATCGGTAAAAGCGTAG
- the dtd gene encoding D-aminoacyl-tRNA deacylase: protein MRIVVQRSKAAQVTVDGRVVGQIPMGLVLLVGITHEDTEQDAKYCAEKVAGLRIFEDESGKMNLSVTDAGGDILSISQFTLYGDTRKGKRPNFMTAARPEQAEPLYERFNAFLREQGLRVETGQFGAMMDVSLVNWGPVTLIVDSK, encoded by the coding sequence ATGAGAATCGTCGTTCAACGAAGCAAAGCGGCGCAGGTGACCGTAGACGGCCGCGTTGTCGGGCAAATTCCGATGGGGCTCGTGCTGCTCGTCGGGATCACTCACGAAGATACAGAGCAGGACGCCAAATATTGCGCCGAGAAGGTGGCGGGACTGCGCATTTTCGAAGACGAGTCCGGCAAAATGAATTTGTCCGTAACGGATGCGGGCGGCGATATTTTATCGATCTCCCAGTTTACGCTGTACGGCGATACCCGCAAGGGGAAACGCCCCAACTTTATGACGGCCGCCCGGCCCGAGCAGGCGGAACCTCTGTACGAGCGGTTCAATGCGTTTCTCCGCGAACAAGGGCTTCGTGTGGAGACCGGTCAATTCGGCGCAATGATGGATGTATCTCTGGTGAACTGGGGGCCCGTGACACTGATCGTGGACAGCAAGTAA
- a CDS encoding RelA/SpoT family protein: MGIEQLLEKASGYLKENDLTRIREAYDFAEQAHSGQVRKSGEPYILHPLAVADILVNMQMDTTSIIAALLHDVVEDTTVSLETVREKFGPICAMLVDGLTKLEKIKFKTKEEHQNENYRKMFVAMAQDIRVILIKLADRLHNMRTLKHQSEEAQRRIADETLEIFCPIAHRLGISAIKWEMEDIALRYLNPQQYYRIVNLMQKKRAEREQYIQDVITNVSDKLHEMGIDADISGRPKHIYSIYKKMTTRNKQFNEIYDLLALRIIVDNIKDCYATLGIIHTLWKPMPGRFKDYIAMPKPNMYQSLHTTVIGPKGEPLEVQIRTFEMHKTSEFGIAAHWAYKEGTAVPAGTFEEKMNWFREIIELQQETKDASEFMESLKMDFFSDLVFVFTPKGEVIELPAGSVPLDFAYRIHTEVGNRTIGAKVNGRIVPLDHRLKTGDIIEILTSKHSYGPSQDWIKIAQSSHARSKIRQWFKKEKREENVEKGKEAVERELKRLGFEPSAVMTDEKLLEVAKKFNFNEIEDMYSAVGFGGITAAQICTRLTDGIRKKAEEAQQQSLQLTTEYKEVKAPAEKKSRPTHGIRVKGVDNLLVRFARCCNPVPGDRIIGYITRGRGVSVHRLDCTNIPTVESGEEGNRVIEVEWADSVEANYNVEIEITGHDRLGLLNEVLQAVSESKTLISAVSGRSDKNKVALIHMTILIRNIDHLHSVVEKIKRVKDVYSVQRIMQT, from the coding sequence ATGGGGATCGAACAGCTTCTGGAGAAGGCATCGGGCTACTTAAAAGAGAACGATTTAACGCGCATACGGGAAGCGTACGATTTTGCCGAACAGGCCCACTCCGGGCAGGTGCGCAAATCCGGCGAGCCCTATATACTGCACCCGCTGGCGGTGGCCGACATTTTGGTGAACATGCAAATGGACACCACTTCGATCATCGCCGCGCTGCTGCATGATGTCGTGGAGGACACCACCGTATCGCTCGAAACGGTCCGGGAGAAGTTCGGCCCAATTTGCGCCATGCTCGTCGACGGCTTGACCAAGCTGGAAAAGATTAAATTCAAGACGAAGGAAGAGCATCAAAACGAGAATTACCGCAAAATGTTCGTCGCCATGGCGCAGGATATCCGCGTCATTCTGATCAAGCTGGCTGACCGGCTGCACAATATGAGGACGCTGAAACACCAGTCCGAGGAAGCCCAGCGGCGCATCGCGGACGAGACGCTGGAAATTTTTTGCCCGATTGCACACAGGCTCGGTATTTCCGCGATCAAGTGGGAGATGGAGGACATCGCTCTGCGCTACCTCAATCCGCAGCAGTATTACCGGATCGTTAATCTGATGCAGAAAAAGCGGGCGGAACGCGAGCAATATATTCAGGACGTCATCACAAACGTAAGCGACAAGCTGCACGAAATGGGCATCGACGCCGACATTTCAGGGCGGCCTAAGCATATATACAGCATTTATAAAAAGATGACGACGCGCAACAAGCAGTTCAACGAAATTTACGACCTGCTGGCGCTGCGCATCATCGTTGACAATATCAAAGACTGCTACGCGACGCTCGGCATTATCCATACGCTTTGGAAACCGATGCCGGGCCGGTTTAAAGACTACATCGCGATGCCGAAGCCAAACATGTACCAATCGCTGCATACGACCGTCATCGGGCCGAAAGGCGAGCCGCTCGAGGTGCAAATCCGCACGTTCGAGATGCACAAAACGTCCGAGTTCGGTATTGCCGCCCACTGGGCGTACAAGGAAGGTACGGCCGTGCCGGCGGGAACCTTCGAAGAGAAGATGAACTGGTTCCGCGAAATCATCGAGCTGCAGCAGGAGACGAAGGACGCGTCGGAGTTCATGGAATCGCTGAAAATGGACTTTTTCTCGGACCTTGTGTTCGTGTTCACGCCGAAGGGCGAAGTCATCGAGCTCCCGGCCGGCTCCGTGCCGCTCGACTTTGCATACCGGATTCACACCGAGGTCGGCAACCGGACGATCGGGGCGAAGGTGAACGGCCGCATCGTGCCGCTCGATCATCGTCTGAAGACGGGCGACATCATCGAGATTTTGACCTCGAAGCATTCGTACGGCCCAAGCCAGGACTGGATCAAAATCGCGCAGTCGTCGCATGCCCGCAGCAAAATCCGGCAGTGGTTCAAGAAGGAAAAACGCGAGGAAAACGTCGAGAAAGGCAAGGAGGCGGTCGAACGCGAGCTGAAGCGGCTCGGGTTCGAACCGTCCGCGGTCATGACCGACGAGAAGCTGCTGGAAGTGGCGAAGAAGTTCAATTTCAACGAAATTGAAGATATGTATTCCGCCGTCGGTTTCGGCGGGATTACGGCGGCTCAAATATGCACGCGGCTGACCGACGGCATCCGCAAAAAAGCGGAGGAGGCCCAGCAGCAGTCGCTGCAGCTGACGACCGAATACAAGGAAGTGAAGGCGCCTGCGGAGAAAAAGAGCCGTCCCACGCACGGCATTCGCGTCAAGGGCGTCGACAACCTGCTCGTTCGTTTCGCCCGCTGCTGCAATCCGGTGCCGGGGGACCGCATTATCGGCTACATTACGCGCGGCCGCGGCGTTTCGGTCCATCGTCTCGACTGCACGAACATCCCGACCGTGGAGAGCGGCGAGGAAGGGAACCGCGTCATCGAGGTCGAATGGGCGGATTCGGTCGAAGCGAATTACAACGTGGAGATCGAAATTACCGGCCACGACCGGCTTGGCCTTCTGAACGAGGTGCTTCAGGCCGTATCCGAAAGCAAAACGCTCATCTCCGCGGTATCCGGCCGGTCGGACAAAAACAAGGTGGCGCTCATTCACATGACCATCCTGATCCGCAACATCGATCATTTGCATTCCGTCGTGGAGAAAATCAAACGCGTCAAGGACGTATACTCCGTTCAGCGGATTATGCAGACTTAA
- a CDS encoding adenine phosphoribosyltransferase, with amino-acid sequence MRYEEYIRVIPDFPQPGISFKDITTLLKNGEVYRQVIQDLADYYKGKEIDCIAGPEARGFVIGAPLAVALGVGFVPIRKSGKLPGETIEADYALEYGKDKLAMHKDAIQQGQKVLIADDLLATGGTIATSINLVKQLGGEVIGAAFMIELTELGGREKLGDIDVISLVKY; translated from the coding sequence ATGAGATACGAAGAGTATATCCGCGTCATTCCGGACTTTCCGCAGCCGGGCATCAGCTTTAAAGATATCACGACGCTGCTCAAAAACGGCGAGGTATACCGCCAGGTCATTCAGGATTTGGCCGATTATTATAAAGGCAAGGAGATCGACTGCATCGCAGGGCCGGAAGCGCGCGGCTTCGTGATCGGAGCGCCGCTGGCGGTCGCCCTCGGCGTAGGGTTCGTGCCGATCCGCAAGAGCGGCAAGCTGCCGGGCGAGACGATCGAGGCCGATTATGCGCTCGAATACGGCAAAGATAAGCTGGCCATGCACAAGGATGCGATCCAGCAAGGGCAAAAGGTTCTGATCGCCGACGATCTGCTCGCGACCGGCGGAACGATCGCCACGTCGATCAATCTCGTGAAACAGCTCGGCGGCGAGGTGATCGGCGCCGCTTTTATGATCGAACTTACGGAGCTCGGCGGACGGGAAAAGCTGGGCGATATCGACGTAATTTCCCTTGTCAAATACTAA
- the recJ gene encoding single-stranded-DNA-specific exonuclease RecJ, which translates to MLHPKARWNLNEASPGTAERLASELGIHPLVARLLVVRGFTDIEETKAFLYAGAEQIHDPYLLGGMKEAVERIRLALDRREKIRIYGDYDADGVSSTSLMIHLLRQFDCEFDYYIPHRVHEGYGLNNSALDHAKRGGVSLIVTVDTGISAYEEIAYARDIGIDVVVTDHHEPPEVLPEATAIVNPKKPGCPYPFKQLAGVGVALKLAQALLGRWPEELLEIATIGTIADLMPLVGENRLIVKGGLKRMQSTSYVGIRALLGIAGVECKDVNASHIGFSLGPRINASGRLGSADDAVKLLTSASEQEAEHLAFGLDQLNKERQRIVDEMTKMAFAMIEQNLESGGLPNVFVLAHEDWNVGVIGIVASKVLDKYYRPTIILGIDRETGMAKGSARSIIGFDIHKALTHCADLMDHFGGHQAAAGMTIHKDHLQELSDRLNRLAEEWLTPEDFIPILQADIECSLDEVTVDSIRQLELLAPFGQGNPSPRFVFSGLAPRELRTIGKDQQHLKLSLSKAEAAAGAALDAVGFGKGAMADWIAPSSRLDVLGELSINEWNGTRKPQVMIQDLRVPHVQVFDWRGAQAATGKLQELCRKLPDGPAVVFFDPPQAETVARMADACALWQCSLSGSWEPLNDKAKRSSLQGATDVVIGSLPPLLSDAETLIRLTDGAERYYAAFSEARSADSAVLPSRDMFKVVYTSLLHEGNAPDRFPALLRALSKRTGLSEKLIRFMIEVFDELGFVERRGEAYVPVPSPQKKDLSLSRKYLARMSRAEVEQVFVYSSGKELAEWICTRKTDRSSFKQINPLEEII; encoded by the coding sequence ATGCTTCACCCGAAAGCCCGATGGAATCTGAATGAGGCCAGTCCCGGCACTGCGGAGCGGCTTGCAAGCGAGCTTGGCATTCACCCGCTTGTGGCGCGGCTGCTCGTCGTCCGGGGATTCACCGACATCGAAGAAACGAAAGCATTTTTGTACGCAGGGGCGGAGCAAATTCACGATCCGTACCTGCTCGGCGGCATGAAGGAAGCGGTGGAACGCATTCGGCTTGCTTTGGACCGGCGCGAAAAAATACGCATCTACGGCGATTACGACGCGGACGGGGTCAGCAGCACTTCGCTGATGATCCATTTGCTGCGCCAATTCGATTGCGAGTTCGATTATTACATACCTCATCGCGTACATGAAGGATACGGGCTGAACAACAGTGCGCTCGATCATGCGAAGCGCGGCGGAGTATCGCTGATCGTTACGGTGGACACCGGCATCAGCGCTTATGAAGAAATCGCTTATGCCCGGGACATCGGCATCGACGTGGTCGTGACCGACCACCACGAGCCGCCCGAGGTGCTGCCGGAGGCGACGGCGATCGTCAATCCGAAAAAACCCGGCTGTCCGTATCCGTTCAAGCAGCTCGCCGGCGTCGGGGTTGCACTCAAGCTGGCGCAGGCGCTGCTTGGCCGCTGGCCGGAGGAGCTGCTCGAGATCGCCACGATCGGCACGATCGCCGATTTGATGCCGCTGGTCGGCGAAAACCGGCTTATCGTGAAGGGCGGCTTGAAACGAATGCAGTCGACTTCCTACGTCGGTATCCGGGCGCTGCTCGGCATAGCCGGCGTGGAGTGCAAAGATGTGAACGCCTCGCACATCGGCTTCAGCCTCGGGCCGCGCATCAATGCGAGCGGCCGCCTGGGCAGCGCCGACGATGCGGTGAAGCTGCTGACGAGCGCAAGCGAGCAGGAGGCGGAGCACCTCGCTTTCGGCCTCGACCAGCTCAACAAGGAGCGCCAGCGCATTGTCGACGAAATGACCAAAATGGCGTTCGCCATGATCGAACAAAATCTTGAGTCGGGCGGCCTGCCCAACGTGTTCGTGCTGGCGCACGAAGACTGGAACGTCGGCGTCATCGGCATCGTCGCTTCCAAGGTGCTCGATAAATATTACCGCCCTACGATCATCCTCGGCATCGACCGCGAAACCGGCATGGCCAAAGGCTCCGCCCGCTCCATTATCGGCTTCGACATCCATAAGGCACTTACCCACTGCGCCGATCTGATGGATCATTTCGGAGGGCATCAGGCCGCCGCGGGCATGACTATACATAAAGATCATTTGCAGGAGCTGTCCGACCGTTTGAACCGGCTTGCCGAGGAATGGCTGACCCCGGAAGATTTCATTCCGATTTTGCAGGCGGATATCGAATGCTCGCTGGACGAGGTAACCGTGGACAGCATCCGCCAGTTGGAGCTTCTGGCTCCTTTCGGCCAAGGCAATCCGAGCCCCCGCTTCGTATTCAGCGGGCTTGCGCCGCGCGAGCTGCGGACGATCGGCAAGGATCAGCAGCACTTGAAGCTGTCGCTAAGCAAGGCCGAAGCCGCGGCGGGTGCTGCGCTCGATGCGGTCGGCTTCGGCAAAGGCGCCATGGCCGACTGGATCGCTCCGAGCTCGCGCCTTGATGTGCTTGGCGAGCTGTCGATCAACGAATGGAACGGCACGCGGAAGCCGCAGGTCATGATCCAGGACCTGCGCGTACCGCACGTTCAGGTGTTCGACTGGAGAGGCGCACAGGCCGCAACGGGCAAGCTGCAGGAGCTGTGCCGGAAGCTGCCGGACGGCCCGGCGGTCGTCTTTTTCGATCCTCCGCAGGCGGAGACCGTCGCACGCATGGCCGATGCGTGCGCTTTATGGCAATGTTCGCTTTCCGGCAGCTGGGAGCCGCTGAACGATAAGGCGAAGCGGAGCAGTCTGCAAGGCGCGACGGACGTCGTCATCGGCTCGCTGCCTCCGCTGCTTTCCGACGCGGAGACGTTGATCCGTCTGACGGACGGAGCGGAAAGATATTATGCGGCTTTTTCCGAAGCGCGGAGCGCGGATAGCGCCGTTTTGCCGTCGCGGGATATGTTCAAGGTCGTCTATACGTCGCTGCTGCACGAAGGAAACGCTCCCGACAGGTTTCCGGCGCTGCTGCGCGCTTTGTCCAAGCGGACGGGATTGTCGGAAAAGCTGATTCGGTTTATGATAGAGGTATTTGATGAGCTCGGATTTGTCGAGCGGCGGGGAGAAGCCTATGTGCCCGTGCCTTCCCCGCAGAAAAAAGATTTGTCGCTGTCGCGCAAATATTTGGCGCGCATGTCCCGCGCGGAAGTGGAGCAGGTTTTTGTGTATTCGTCCGGCAAGGAACTTGCGGAATGGATTTGCACCCGCAAGACGGACCGCAGCAGCTTCAAGCAAATTAACCCATTGGAGGAAATCATATGA
- a CDS encoding cation diffusion facilitator family transporter yields the protein MTKQRVQKAEFAAWTGIVGNVLLTLMKGTVGYMAGSKALIADAAHSASDVAGSVAVLVGLKAAKLPQNDDRPYKHGKSESAAAIVVSVFLLLVGIEIAISSAKAIYYGVKTPPAWYGLIAIIISIIAKEAMFQYKYRLGKKLGSQSLITSAWEHRSDVYSSLAAFAGIGGALLGQHFGIGYMVYLDPIAGLVISVMILKRGYTLLMETIHTTPDHVLHQEEAEELLKTVQRVKGVIAVDDLRAREHGHYVIVDVKISVNPRITVMEGHDIARMVKMTLMKRFIHVTDVFIHVNPYDPGYPYKNNADPEQDDVPHLLH from the coding sequence ATGACAAAACAGCGGGTTCAGAAGGCGGAATTTGCCGCTTGGACGGGTATTGTGGGCAATGTATTGCTGACGCTGATGAAAGGCACTGTCGGGTACATGGCGGGCAGCAAGGCGCTGATCGCCGACGCGGCGCACTCCGCTTCCGATGTGGCGGGTTCCGTTGCCGTGCTGGTCGGGCTTAAAGCGGCGAAGCTGCCGCAAAATGACGACCGACCTTATAAGCACGGCAAATCGGAATCGGCCGCCGCAATCGTCGTCTCCGTTTTTCTCTTGCTAGTTGGCATCGAAATCGCCATCTCATCGGCAAAAGCGATTTATTACGGTGTGAAAACGCCTCCGGCTTGGTACGGACTGATTGCCATCATTATTTCGATTATTGCAAAAGAAGCGATGTTTCAATATAAGTACCGACTCGGAAAAAAGCTCGGCAGCCAATCATTAATTACCAGTGCGTGGGAGCATCGTTCGGATGTATACTCTTCCTTGGCTGCTTTCGCCGGTATTGGCGGAGCGCTGCTCGGCCAACATTTCGGCATCGGCTATATGGTTTATTTGGACCCGATTGCAGGGCTTGTCATTTCCGTCATGATTTTAAAAAGGGGCTACACCTTGCTGATGGAAACCATCCATACGACACCGGACCATGTACTGCACCAGGAAGAGGCCGAGGAGCTGCTCAAAACCGTGCAGCGGGTCAAAGGCGTTATCGCCGTAGACGACTTGAGAGCACGCGAGCACGGGCATTATGTAATCGTCGACGTCAAGATCAGCGTTAACCCGCGCATTACGGTCATGGAAGGCCACGACATCGCCAGAATGGTCAAGATGACCCTGATGAAGCGGTTCATCCACGTTACGGACGTATTCATTCACGTGAATCCTTACGATCCGGGATATCCGTATAAAAATAACGCGGATCCGGAGCAGGATGACGTTCCGCATTTGCTGCATTAG
- the secF gene encoding protein translocase subunit SecF produces the protein MRFSFDIVKQRKKFFALSIAVTVIGIVTMLIFGLNYGVDFKAGTTLDINVGQTIEKAKAEEIISGTGVAPAVVTIGGETNNRVTARFDTVLTQDQVNKVDSSFKSQFGDKVSKEENTVDPELAKELAYKAIYAVLIASVGIIIYVSIRFEWRFAVAGIVALLHDAFIVVSLFSIFRLEVNLPFVAAILTIVGYSINDTIVIFDRIRENLRFAKVKSFDDLADLVNRSIWQVMSRSINTVITVLVAAVCLFIFGSSAIRLFSLAMIFGLVSGAYSSIFIASPLWLIMKSKTIGSSKKKAVA, from the coding sequence ATGCGCTTTAGTTTCGATATCGTCAAACAACGCAAAAAGTTTTTTGCTCTGTCCATCGCCGTTACCGTAATCGGGATTGTCACGATGCTTATATTCGGTTTGAATTACGGCGTCGATTTTAAAGCGGGTACAACGCTGGATATCAACGTCGGACAAACGATCGAAAAGGCAAAGGCCGAGGAGATTATTTCCGGGACGGGGGTCGCACCGGCTGTCGTAACGATAGGCGGAGAGACGAACAATCGCGTGACCGCCCGGTTTGACACGGTGCTTACCCAGGATCAGGTAAACAAGGTCGATAGCTCGTTTAAATCCCAATTCGGCGATAAAGTGTCGAAGGAAGAAAACACGGTGGACCCCGAGCTTGCAAAGGAGCTTGCTTATAAGGCGATTTATGCCGTGCTTATAGCCAGCGTCGGGATTATCATCTACGTGAGCATCCGCTTCGAATGGCGGTTTGCGGTAGCGGGGATCGTAGCGCTGCTGCACGACGCGTTTATCGTCGTCAGCCTGTTTTCGATTTTCCGGCTGGAGGTCAACTTGCCCTTCGTCGCCGCGATACTGACGATCGTCGGTTATTCGATCAACGATACGATCGTTATCTTCGACCGGATACGTGAAAATCTTCGCTTCGCCAAAGTGAAATCGTTTGACGATTTGGCGGACCTTGTCAACCGCAGCATTTGGCAGGTGATGTCGCGATCGATCAACACGGTGATCACGGTGCTCGTGGCTGCGGTTTGCTTGTTCATATTCGGCAGCTCGGCGATTCGCCTGTTCTCGCTCGCGATGATCTTCGGCCTTGTGAGCGGCGCCTACTCATCCATCTTTATCGCGAGCCCGCTTTGGCTCATTATGAAAAGCAAAACGATCGGCAGTTCTAAAAAGAAGGCCGTCGCGTAA
- the secD gene encoding protein translocase subunit SecD: protein MKRILAFIGIVVIVFAAIGLTSPALLKNIKLGLDLKGGFEILYVAQPIEPGGVVTQDTLRETARSLEQRANASGVSEPEVTPEGKDRIRVRIAGVVNETEVRAILQKPAELSFRGPDGTKEMVGSDFVQGGAKVGFDQNNRPEVQIKVKDPEKFRKVTEKLTGQTLAIYLDENMLSAPRVNYPITDGNAVITGNYTYDEAKKLADTINLGALPLKLTEKYTQSVGATLGQLSLHQTVEASIIASIFIVVFMLVLYRLPGLIASISIVTFTWALLGVTYLMNATLTLPGIAAFVLSVGMAVDANIITYERIKDELRSGKSLLSSLKSGSRNSFRTIMDANITTILAAVVLYFLGTGSIQGFALTLIFSIVVSIVTNVFFSRLLLHLLIRSNIATKPGYYGVKESEINAL, encoded by the coding sequence ATGAAAAGAATTTTGGCTTTTATAGGAATAGTGGTCATCGTATTTGCGGCCATCGGCCTCACGAGCCCGGCTTTGCTGAAGAACATCAAGCTTGGCCTCGACCTCAAGGGCGGCTTCGAGATTTTGTATGTCGCTCAGCCGATTGAGCCCGGCGGGGTCGTGACGCAGGATACGCTGCGCGAAACGGCAAGATCGCTCGAACAGCGGGCGAACGCTTCGGGGGTAAGCGAGCCGGAAGTGACGCCGGAGGGCAAGGACCGCATCCGCGTGCGCATCGCCGGCGTAGTCAACGAAACCGAAGTGCGGGCGATTTTGCAAAAGCCTGCCGAGCTGAGCTTCCGCGGACCGGACGGAACGAAAGAGATGGTCGGCAGCGACTTCGTGCAGGGCGGGGCGAAGGTCGGCTTCGACCAGAACAACCGGCCGGAAGTGCAGATCAAGGTGAAGGATCCCGAGAAGTTCCGCAAGGTGACGGAGAAGCTGACGGGACAGACGCTCGCCATCTATTTGGACGAGAACATGCTGTCGGCGCCGCGGGTCAACTATCCGATTACGGACGGCAACGCCGTCATTACGGGCAATTACACTTACGATGAAGCAAAAAAATTGGCCGATACGATCAATCTGGGCGCTTTGCCGCTCAAGCTGACGGAGAAATATACGCAGTCCGTAGGCGCAACGCTCGGGCAGCTGTCGCTGCATCAAACGGTGGAAGCCAGCATCATCGCCTCCATCTTCATCGTCGTGTTTATGCTGGTGCTGTACCGTTTGCCGGGGCTGATCGCAAGCATATCCATCGTCACCTTTACGTGGGCGCTGCTCGGCGTCACGTATTTGATGAACGCGACGCTGACGCTGCCGGGTATCGCCGCCTTCGTGCTCAGCGTGGGCATGGCCGTGGACGCCAACATCATCACTTACGAAAGAATCAAAGATGAGCTGCGCAGCGGAAAAAGCTTGCTGTCCTCGCTAAAATCGGGGTCGCGCAACTCGTTCAGGACGATTATGGACGCCAACATCACAACCATCTTGGCCGCCGTGGTGCTTTATTTCCTCGGCACGGGTTCGATTCAAGGCTTTGCGCTCACGCTGATTTTCAGCATTGTGGTGAGTATTGTGACCAACGTCTTCTTCTCCCGTTTGTTGCTGCACCTGCTCATTCGCAGCAATATTGCGACGAAGCCGGGCTACTATGGGGTAAAGGAGTCGGAAATCAATGCGCTTTAG
- a CDS encoding post-transcriptional regulator translates to MEQDDQLQPGSAAGDNEDTKLAEIPAPDNRLPEAAQPETAAVWQEEGGVESGEEAEEDEPVELSESDLNGVIESMCNSKAEEFRMLGYEQVTGRDIWDCVSDKYHKTGMPALHRVVNDILSLKVTQFMNWMTMNIYKDRPF, encoded by the coding sequence GTGGAACAGGACGATCAACTGCAGCCCGGCAGCGCGGCCGGCGATAATGAGGATACCAAGCTTGCGGAAATCCCGGCCCCGGACAACCGGCTGCCGGAAGCGGCCCAGCCCGAAACCGCAGCCGTCTGGCAGGAGGAGGGCGGCGTCGAGAGTGGCGAAGAAGCCGAAGAAGACGAACCGGTAGAACTATCCGAATCCGATTTGAATGGAGTCATCGAGAGTATGTGCAACAGCAAGGCCGAGGAATTCCGGATGCTCGGATACGAACAGGTAACCGGAAGGGATATTTGGGACTGCGTCAGCGACAAGTACCATAAAACCGGTATGCCCGCTCTGCACCGGGTCGTCAACGACATTTTATCGCTGAAGGTGACGCAGTTTATGAATTGGATGACGATGAACATATATAAAGACCGCCCCTTTTAA